A stretch of the Desulforamulus ferrireducens genome encodes the following:
- a CDS encoding nitrilase family protein produces MQDITIALVQMQARLGLIQENLNKIAHYVQEASSKQVDIICFPEMCLQGYSRQPMTNLALDLENSVIIDQLSQLAKEKSITVIVGLAEKNDHGKPYITQVVALADGNIVKYRKTHLGRSEQPFYSPGNDIKVIKTPKINFGIQICYDLHFPEMTTILSLQGAELILAPHASPSIVGDRRDIWLKYLIARAYDNCVFVAACNLVGDDGEGHSYCGGAMVIDPKGQVIAEDFNGTEGMLVAKLDASKINLIRGQESCSMANSFYLNDRRPELYGALLKDEHFAK; encoded by the coding sequence TTGCAAGATATCACCATTGCCCTGGTGCAAATGCAAGCTAGATTAGGTCTGATCCAAGAAAATTTAAATAAGATAGCCCACTATGTACAGGAGGCATCCTCCAAGCAGGTAGATATTATTTGTTTTCCTGAGATGTGCCTGCAGGGTTACAGCAGACAACCTATGACAAATCTGGCCCTTGATCTGGAGAACAGCGTTATTATTGATCAGTTGAGTCAGCTGGCCAAGGAAAAAAGTATTACAGTGATTGTTGGATTGGCCGAAAAAAACGATCATGGCAAACCTTATATTACTCAAGTGGTGGCTCTGGCAGATGGCAACATTGTCAAATACCGCAAAACTCATTTGGGCAGAAGTGAACAACCCTTCTATTCCCCAGGTAATGATATTAAAGTAATTAAGACACCTAAAATAAACTTTGGTATTCAGATTTGCTATGATCTGCATTTTCCTGAAATGACCACCATTCTGTCCTTGCAAGGCGCAGAACTTATTTTAGCACCCCATGCATCACCATCTATTGTGGGTGATCGCAGGGATATTTGGCTGAAGTATCTTATTGCCAGGGCTTATGATAATTGTGTTTTTGTTGCAGCCTGTAACTTGGTGGGTGATGATGGAGAGGGACACAGTTACTGTGGCGGTGCTATGGTGATTGACCCTAAGGGACAAGTTATTGCTGAGGATTTTAACGGTACAGAAGGGATGCTGGTGGCAAAATTAGATGCTAGCAAAATTAATCTAATTAGAGGGCAAGAAAGTTGTTCAATGGCAAATAGCTTTTATTTAAATGACAGAAGACCTGAATTATATGGTGCACTGTTAAAAGATGAGCATTTTGCAAAATAA
- the metF gene encoding methylenetetrahydrofolate reductase [NAD(P)H], translating into MKISALFKEKKPVISFEIFPPKTTTPIETIFNTLEEMVKLKPDFISVTYGAGGSSRDRTREIASRIKNQYKVEALAHLTCVGHTTAEIDKILKDLESENIENVLALRGDPPADQPDYDFSACDFQYASDLVRHIKNCSNMSVGAAAYPEGHVHCKRLSEDMHWLKYKVDQGVDFLVTQIYFDNRIFYNFIENARRIGINCPVSPGIMPVLNAKQIKRMITLCGASMPAKLLILVDKYGDSPEDMEKAGIEYASRQVQDLLDNGVDGIHLYTMNKYQQITEILRNVGKA; encoded by the coding sequence GTGAAAATATCTGCATTGTTTAAAGAAAAAAAACCAGTTATATCCTTTGAAATATTTCCTCCCAAAACTACAACACCTATTGAAACCATATTTAATACCTTAGAAGAAATGGTTAAATTAAAGCCTGACTTCATTAGTGTTACCTATGGTGCAGGTGGCAGTAGTAGAGACAGAACAAGGGAGATTGCCTCTCGTATTAAAAATCAATATAAAGTTGAAGCTCTGGCACATTTAACCTGTGTGGGTCACACCACCGCTGAGATAGACAAGATTCTCAAAGATCTGGAGAGTGAGAATATTGAGAATGTCCTGGCTCTCAGGGGAGACCCACCGGCTGATCAACCGGACTACGATTTTTCTGCTTGTGACTTCCAATATGCCTCTGATCTGGTCAGGCATATAAAAAACTGTAGTAACATGTCTGTGGGAGCTGCCGCCTACCCGGAGGGGCATGTTCATTGTAAACGCCTGAGTGAAGATATGCATTGGTTAAAGTACAAAGTAGATCAGGGCGTAGATTTTCTGGTAACCCAAATTTACTTTGACAATCGTATCTTTTATAACTTTATCGAGAATGCACGGAGAATCGGTATTAATTGCCCGGTGTCTCCTGGTATTATGCCGGTACTCAATGCCAAACAAATTAAACGAATGATTACCCTCTGCGGTGCTTCCATGCCTGCTAAGTTATTAATTTTGGTTGACAAGTATGGTGACAGCCCGGAAGATATGGAGAAGGCAGGTATAGAGTATGCCAGCCGGCAGGTTCAGGATTTACTGGACAACGGCGTAGATGGCATTCACCTTTATACCATGAATAAATACCAGCAAATTACTGAAATACTAAGAAACGTTGGAAAAGCATAA